In the genome of Hyphobacterium sp. CCMP332, one region contains:
- a CDS encoding MFS transporter: MELNNKKIIRAWCMYDWANSVYSLTITTAVFPIYYETITKNAGQGDLVDFFFWKLPNTVLYSYSLSFSFLFVAFILPLLTGIADYSGKKKMFMKMFAYLGSLACCGMYFFTSAKNVEWGITCSVLASIGYSGSLVFYNSFLPEIVSEDKFDKVSAQGFSYGYVGSVILLIINLLMIQTPELFALPEGSLPARISFIMVGIWWIGFSQYTFYYLPENVYDREPQDNIFTKGYKEIKSVFKSLKNLPNLRKFLVSFFFYSVGVQTVMYLAPLFGSKELQLETSKLILTVLIIQLVAVGGSFLFAKISELRGNKFSLGLMIILWIGVCIMAYFIQGEMGFYILGFLVGMVMGGIQALSRATYSKLIPVNTIDHASYFSFYDVTYNVSIVIGTFAYGLIEHITGSMRNSAIALAVFFIIGFAMLLFVSVPKRNLSEKEI; this comes from the coding sequence ATGGAATTAAACAATAAGAAAATTATCAGAGCCTGGTGCATGTATGACTGGGCCAACTCGGTTTACAGTCTTACAATCACTACGGCGGTTTTTCCTATTTATTACGAGACCATAACAAAAAATGCAGGACAAGGCGACCTCGTAGATTTTTTCTTCTGGAAATTGCCAAATACAGTCTTATACAGTTATTCACTTTCATTTTCATTTTTATTCGTGGCATTTATACTTCCCTTGCTTACAGGTATAGCTGACTACAGCGGAAAGAAAAAGATGTTTATGAAAATGTTTGCTTATCTAGGCTCATTGGCTTGTTGCGGAATGTATTTTTTTACTTCGGCTAAAAATGTAGAATGGGGCATTACATGTTCTGTTTTGGCAAGTATTGGTTACTCTGGTTCTTTGGTTTTTTACAATTCATTTTTACCTGAAATTGTAAGCGAGGACAAATTCGATAAAGTCAGTGCTCAGGGTTTTTCATACGGCTATGTGGGCAGTGTAATTCTATTGATTATCAATTTGTTAATGATACAGACACCTGAATTGTTTGCTTTGCCTGAAGGCTCATTGCCAGCCAGAATTTCATTTATAATGGTAGGGATTTGGTGGATAGGGTTTTCCCAATATACTTTTTACTATTTACCCGAAAATGTTTACGACCGGGAACCACAGGATAATATTTTCACCAAGGGTTATAAAGAAATAAAATCGGTATTCAAGTCATTAAAAAATTTACCGAATTTGCGGAAATTTTTAGTATCCTTTTTCTTTTACAGTGTTGGTGTACAAACCGTAATGTATTTGGCACCATTATTCGGATCCAAAGAATTGCAGCTTGAAACTTCCAAACTAATTCTTACGGTTTTAATCATACAATTGGTAGCCGTTGGTGGATCATTCTTATTCGCCAAGATTTCAGAATTGAGAGGCAATAAATTTTCATTGGGCCTGATGATTATTTTATGGATAGGGGTATGCATTATGGCCTATTTTATCCAGGGTGAAATGGGCTTTTATATTTTGGGCTTCCTGGTAGGAATGGTGATGGGTGGAATACAAGCACTTTCACGAGCGACTTATTCTAAACTCATACCTGTCAATACCATTGACCATGCATCTTATTTTAGTTTCTATGATGTGACCTATAATGTTTCCATAGTCATTGGTACATTTGCATATGGTTTAATTGAACACATAACCGGAAGCATGCGCAACAGTGCTATCGCACTTGCCGTTTTCTTTATTATCGGTTTTGCCATGTTATTGTTTGTATCTGTTCCCAAAAGAAATTTGAGTGAAAAGGAAATATAG
- a CDS encoding N-acetylmuramoyl-L-alanine amidase — MKRKYSILVFILSLTQFVNAQSDFIDKIEINLIPGKVQHLNLSEEHSSLAFKSARKLEELSVKLDNEIVELKPDMHVENESVYTSYLIFLNPGSKSLSISSQFRTNLQLFLLKVPKINVNQSLSKLQTDSCEKPAGIDQDVWRSGLPAPTVSPTLNQVNHCVIHHSAGSNTATDYTEVVRNIYLYHTGVNGWDDIGYNYLIAQDGTLFHGRDGQNLYSDDNVRGAHFCGKNTGTMGVCLLGDYTTVVPTLAALSTLEDLLLWKLNKESLQPADSARHPLPGGAYLGRVVGHQDGCATACPGTFLYADIPGIIDSLENRIDNCLTPSSIHFTNTSYELAIYPQPASDIIFIRSEENGMLYIFDLMGREILRIKKTKNPLKINTNAYPHGTYTLKLLNKDRQLKGKIVIQP; from the coding sequence GTGAAAAGGAAATATAGCATCTTAGTTTTTATTCTTTCATTGACCCAATTTGTCAATGCACAATCTGATTTTATAGATAAAATTGAAATAAACCTTATTCCGGGTAAAGTTCAGCACTTAAACTTATCAGAAGAGCATAGCAGCCTTGCTTTTAAATCTGCCAGAAAACTGGAAGAATTAAGCGTGAAATTGGATAATGAAATTGTAGAACTAAAGCCGGATATGCATGTAGAAAATGAAAGTGTCTATACATCTTATCTCATTTTTTTAAATCCAGGGTCAAAAAGCCTATCTATTTCCTCACAATTCAGAACAAACCTTCAGTTATTTCTCCTGAAAGTACCTAAAATCAATGTCAATCAATCTCTTTCAAAGCTCCAAACGGATTCATGTGAAAAACCAGCGGGCATAGATCAGGATGTTTGGAGATCTGGGCTACCTGCGCCAACAGTATCTCCCACTTTAAACCAGGTGAATCATTGTGTAATTCACCACAGCGCAGGCTCAAATACCGCCACAGATTATACAGAAGTAGTCAGGAATATTTATCTATATCATACCGGCGTCAACGGATGGGATGACATCGGTTATAATTATTTGATAGCACAGGACGGGACCCTTTTTCATGGAAGAGATGGTCAAAATTTATATTCCGATGATAATGTAAGAGGAGCTCATTTTTGCGGAAAAAACACAGGTACGATGGGTGTTTGTTTGTTAGGTGATTATACTACTGTTGTTCCTACTTTGGCTGCACTTAGTACTCTGGAAGATTTACTTCTCTGGAAATTGAATAAGGAATCCCTCCAGCCCGCTGACAGTGCCCGACACCCTTTGCCGGGAGGAGCCTATTTGGGTAGAGTGGTCGGTCATCAGGACGGTTGTGCTACTGCTTGCCCAGGCACGTTTTTATATGCGGATATCCCGGGAATAATTGATAGTCTTGAAAATAGAATAGACAATTGCCTGACTCCAAGTTCAATTCATTTTACAAATACTTCTTATGAATTAGCAATATACCCTCAACCCGCTTCAGATATTATATTTATAAGGTCAGAGGAAAACGGAATGTTATACATCTTTGATTTAATGGGAAGAGAAATCTTAAGGATCAAAAAAACTAAAAATCCATTGAAGATAAATACAAATGCCTATCCCCATGGAACTTATACTTTAAAGCTCTTGAATAAAGACAGGCAATTGAAAGGCAAAATTGTAATTCAACCCTAA
- a CDS encoding histidine kinase, with protein MNFNIAENTKIHIQFYNWSLIFLCIFFSTNDISAQFYRLDKYSELDGLISSSVNTIFQDNRDYIWLGTEKGLSIYNGYEFKNYTKADGLNNNFIKCIYQSSDNSIWVGSNEGINKINPSLGPDAPFINIQKGLIVTSIIEYNNAMFFSSNIGLHKLINNDSIELIELPRIRDLNLCEGKLLIGSTSGLYEYLTESKSIEKIWASSGSESVRSIMDNGNSSLLIGTMNEIIELNKDYTSSHKIADVERISHLMQDSQKRTWIASENGLNILTDDSLRSFKDSDLKKTCSYVLEDREKNIWIAGIDGLMKYSEYPFDRIDFTSSIESNGISAVLNSTEGKLWYGTSAGQIWIEDLKGDKYQFEPVNQYSGNKPINDIFEDSNGKIWISTLLNGVLTWDGNNLQSLKDPKGLLRFFIFDIEEASNGAMWFGGARGLIKYENDAFEYFTFANSDQTPFVNDIFIDSDERIWLSLNSGLGVIRNNKIFKFSEFEGISCNQLSATKENTFYAATSTFGIIRFKFFNDSIKFEADITIQEGLANNNVNALHIDVNENVWAGTELGINKIKNGNPTELFKVGENLKRSKCFLRAIAENSSDILVGTYDGAIKISKTSEKDTYVRPKTYITKISILNDNFDSTKVKQDGFVYNLPVNLRLPYNANFIAFSFEGLSFETAERPEYQFRLKGLEKEFSEPGKERNFTYANLDNGKYTFEVRSRKTNEKWSDEVASFSFEIKPPFWEEWWFRILIVTLFFGSIFLIVNGRIQNIRKEEKEKSDLNRKIAEFRLTALRAQMNPHFIFNALYSIQHFITTNEKEAAINYLAKFASLIRLILEKSDKNEIQLSEEVKMLDLYLDLEKLRFDNKFEYAIQVDRAIHEEDTAIPYLLIQPFVENAVIHGVGYKKENGLISIKFLPCDDENHLLCIVEDNGVGREEAERLKKPSPIKSQSLGLKVNNERLEILNPNKIKETSVKITDLSNEKGDPEGTRVEIRIPIS; from the coding sequence ATGAATTTCAATATAGCTGAAAATACTAAAATCCACATTCAATTTTACAATTGGTCTCTAATTTTCCTTTGCATTTTTTTTTCTACTAATGACATCAGTGCTCAGTTTTATCGACTGGATAAATACTCAGAACTGGATGGTTTAATCTCATCTTCCGTCAATACTATTTTTCAGGATAACAGGGATTATATTTGGCTGGGAACAGAAAAAGGTCTTTCAATTTACAATGGTTATGAGTTTAAAAACTATACAAAAGCCGATGGACTCAACAATAATTTTATAAAATGTATTTATCAGAGTTCTGATAATAGTATCTGGGTTGGAAGCAATGAAGGAATAAATAAAATTAATCCTTCACTGGGGCCTGATGCACCATTTATCAATATTCAAAAAGGCCTGATTGTAACCTCAATAATTGAGTACAATAATGCCATGTTCTTTAGCTCAAACATTGGATTACATAAATTGATAAACAATGATTCAATTGAACTAATTGAATTACCCAGAATAAGGGACCTTAACCTTTGTGAAGGGAAACTTTTAATAGGTTCTACCAGTGGATTATACGAATACCTTACCGAAAGCAAATCAATTGAAAAAATATGGGCTTCATCGGGATCTGAATCTGTAAGATCAATAATGGATAACGGCAATTCATCATTGCTGATCGGCACTATGAATGAAATTATTGAATTAAACAAAGACTATACCTCAAGTCATAAAATAGCCGATGTTGAGCGCATTTCACATCTTATGCAAGACTCTCAAAAACGCACATGGATTGCCTCTGAAAATGGATTGAATATTTTGACGGATGATAGCTTAAGATCATTTAAAGATTCCGATTTAAAAAAAACCTGCTCTTATGTGTTAGAAGATCGCGAAAAAAATATTTGGATTGCCGGTATTGATGGATTAATGAAATATTCAGAATACCCTTTCGACCGAATTGATTTTACAAGCTCAATTGAAAGCAATGGTATTAGTGCAGTTCTCAACAGCACTGAAGGAAAACTGTGGTATGGCACATCAGCAGGGCAGATTTGGATCGAAGATTTAAAGGGAGATAAATATCAATTTGAGCCGGTGAATCAATATTCAGGCAACAAACCCATCAATGATATATTTGAAGATTCCAATGGCAAAATTTGGATTAGCACACTTCTCAATGGTGTATTAACATGGGATGGGAATAATCTGCAATCTCTAAAGGATCCCAAAGGGCTTCTTCGGTTTTTTATTTTTGATATTGAAGAAGCATCCAATGGTGCAATGTGGTTTGGAGGAGCGAGAGGCTTGATAAAATATGAAAATGACGCTTTTGAATACTTCACCTTCGCTAATTCTGATCAAACTCCTTTTGTCAATGATATTTTCATTGATTCAGACGAACGAATCTGGCTTTCATTAAATTCCGGACTTGGAGTGATTAGAAATAATAAAATTTTCAAATTCTCTGAATTTGAAGGCATTAGCTGCAATCAACTCAGTGCGACTAAGGAAAATACATTTTATGCTGCGACATCTACGTTTGGAATAATTCGATTTAAATTTTTTAATGATTCCATCAAGTTTGAAGCAGATATAACGATTCAAGAGGGACTTGCAAATAATAATGTTAATGCCCTTCATATTGATGTAAATGAAAATGTTTGGGCCGGAACAGAATTGGGTATAAATAAAATCAAAAATGGAAATCCAACAGAGTTATTCAAGGTAGGAGAAAATCTAAAAAGGTCGAAATGCTTTTTGCGAGCAATTGCAGAAAATAGCTCAGATATATTAGTCGGTACCTACGACGGAGCCATAAAAATTTCCAAAACTTCGGAAAAAGATACCTATGTAAGGCCCAAAACTTATATCACTAAAATCTCCATCTTAAACGACAATTTTGATAGCACTAAGGTCAAGCAGGATGGTTTTGTTTATAATTTACCGGTAAACCTTCGATTGCCATATAATGCGAATTTTATTGCTTTCAGTTTTGAGGGACTTTCATTTGAAACTGCCGAAAGACCAGAATATCAGTTCAGGTTAAAAGGATTGGAGAAAGAGTTTTCGGAACCCGGTAAAGAACGAAATTTTACCTATGCCAATCTGGATAATGGGAAATATACATTTGAAGTCAGATCGCGTAAAACTAATGAGAAATGGTCGGATGAAGTTGCCAGTTTTTCTTTTGAAATAAAACCTCCATTTTGGGAAGAATGGTGGTTCCGGATTTTGATAGTAACACTCTTTTTTGGTTCTATTTTTTTAATAGTAAATGGCAGGATACAAAACATAAGAAAAGAAGAAAAAGAAAAATCAGACTTGAACAGGAAAATAGCAGAATTCAGACTGACTGCTCTAAGAGCCCAAATGAATCCACATTTTATTTTCAATGCCCTTTATTCGATTCAGCATTTCATAACCACAAATGAAAAAGAAGCAGCTATTAATTATCTGGCCAAATTCGCTAGTTTAATCCGCTTGATTCTTGAGAAGTCGGATAAAAATGAGATTCAGCTTTCCGAAGAGGTCAAAATGCTGGATTTATATCTGGATCTTGAAAAACTCCGTTTTGATAATAAATTTGAATACGCAATACAGGTGGATCGGGCCATTCATGAAGAAGATACTGCCATTCCTTATTTACTAATACAGCCTTTTGTGGAAAATGCGGTAATTCACGGAGTTGGTTACAAGAAAGAAAATGGCCTCATCAGTATTAAATTTTTACCATGCGATGATGAAAACCACTTGCTTTGTATTGTTGAGGATAATGGTGTGGGACGAGAAGAGGCTGAAAGACTAAAAAAACCTAGCCCAATAAAAAGTCAATCACTGGGACTCAAAGTAAATAATGAACGATTGGAAATTTTGAATCCAAATAAAATAAAGGAAACATCCGTGAAAATTACTGATCTTTCAAATGAAAAAGGTGACCCTGAGGGTACAAGGGTAGAAATTAGAATTCCAATAAGCTAA
- a CDS encoding response regulator transcription factor, with protein sequence MINCIIVDDERRGREALSNMISEYCPQIQVLETLESVDQALKAISALKPELVFLDVELQGETGFDLLDMVPKIDFEVIFTTAHEHYALKAIKFSAIDYILKPISTEDLKEAVKKAEEKLSNKSLHENFDILLKNIKNSNKKQHKIALASSDGYMFTEVSDILYCTADGNYTYFFTKNTGKILVSKNIKEYEGLLNDHNFFRIHRSHLINMDEVKKYVRGEGGYVIMSDGSSLDVSKRRKEQFISLLAK encoded by the coding sequence ATGATCAATTGTATAATAGTTGATGATGAAAGAAGAGGAAGAGAGGCCCTTTCAAATATGATTTCTGAATACTGTCCTCAAATCCAGGTTTTGGAGACTTTAGAGTCTGTAGATCAGGCATTAAAAGCAATTTCTGCACTTAAGCCGGAATTGGTTTTTCTGGATGTTGAGCTGCAGGGGGAAACGGGTTTTGATTTATTGGACATGGTTCCAAAAATTGATTTTGAAGTCATATTCACCACCGCTCATGAACATTATGCGCTTAAGGCCATTAAATTTTCGGCCATTGATTATATTTTGAAACCTATTAGCACGGAGGATTTAAAAGAAGCTGTTAAAAAGGCCGAAGAAAAATTGTCAAATAAATCACTACATGAAAATTTTGACATTCTCCTCAAGAACATAAAAAACTCCAATAAAAAACAACATAAAATTGCTTTGGCTTCCTCGGACGGATATATGTTTACTGAAGTGTCTGATATTTTGTATTGCACCGCGGATGGAAATTACACCTACTTTTTTACCAAAAACACCGGTAAAATTCTGGTTTCCAAAAACATCAAAGAATACGAAGGGCTTTTAAATGACCATAATTTTTTCCGTATTCACCGTTCTCATTTAATAAATATGGATGAAGTTAAAAAATATGTGAGGGGAGAAGGTGGCTATGTCATCATGTCCGACGGGTCATCATTAGACGTTTCCAAGCGGAGAAAAGAGCAATTTATTTCTTTACTTGCGAAGTAG
- a CDS encoding peptidylprolyl isomerase gives MNNIPLPKDIETYIDLEKTLAFVQGKEIPKKRPPLNHFVDIDQLKSFSSLKKARVKTNKGAFQLEFDHKMAPATVANFIELSQNSFYDSLRFHRVENNFVVQGGCPRGDGWGSSGESIRSEFGPKYYKTGSVGMASAGKDTESCQWFVTHYPSIHLDGSYTNFARVTEGMEVVFNLAVGDTVLSVEIFP, from the coding sequence ATGAACAATATTCCATTGCCAAAGGATATAGAAACTTATATTGATCTTGAAAAAACATTGGCATTTGTGCAGGGGAAAGAAATTCCCAAAAAAAGGCCTCCTTTAAATCATTTTGTTGATATCGATCAGTTAAAATCATTTTCTTCTTTAAAAAAGGCCAGGGTCAAAACCAATAAAGGAGCTTTCCAATTGGAATTTGATCATAAAATGGCTCCGGCTACCGTTGCTAATTTTATAGAACTGAGTCAAAATAGCTTTTATGATTCACTGAGGTTTCACCGCGTTGAAAATAATTTTGTTGTTCAGGGCGGATGCCCACGAGGCGATGGATGGGGTTCATCGGGAGAATCCATTCGATCTGAATTTGGCCCAAAATATTATAAAACCGGATCTGTAGGCATGGCCTCTGCTGGTAAGGATACCGAAAGTTGTCAATGGTTTGTTACGCATTATCCCAGCATTCACCTTGATGGTTCTTATACCAATTTTGCAAGGGTCACAGAAGGGATGGAAGTAGTTTTTAATTTGGCAGTAGGTGACACTGTTTTAAGCGTAGAAATTTTCCCATAA